One genomic region from Populus nigra chromosome 8, ddPopNigr1.1, whole genome shotgun sequence encodes:
- the LOC133701325 gene encoding uncharacterized protein LOC133701325 isoform X2 yields the protein MAAAVNFPGQLPRQTISLKGVAGLTRASSPFKGSCQLMLSNVKMEQKVACLRKQVNNKSFNKRWVNLVVSAAAAFDLKWGSSPSNMIKQFYTCINDKKLKELDGYISEDCHFEDCSFLQPMQGKREVMHFFRQLTASMGENMKFIIEHVCEDDEMTAGVNWHLEWKTIQIPFTRGCSFYECSHKDDRLIIKKALVVTESPIKPGGIVLTLLKNVTAIFDDFPRAAECRVAKESSCHNAILFKNLQQAFGPSCQPTSCRLHQSLETHCKIICFCTKHSIPFSK from the exons GCTCCCACGGCAGACCATCTCCCTCAAAGGAGTGGCTGGACTCACTCGCGCCTCCTCTCCCTTTAAAGGGTCGTGTCAATTAATGCTGAGCAACGTGAAGATGGAACAAAAAGTAGCATGTTTAAGAAAACAGGTAAATAACAAATCGTTCAACAAAAGATGGGTCAACTTGGTTGTGTCAGCGGCTGCTGCTTTCGACTTGAAATGGGGTTCTTCTCCGTCCAATATGATCAAGCAATTCTATACATGCATCAATGACAAGAAGCTGAAGGAACTAGATGGCTATATCTCGGAGGATTGTCACTTCGAAGACTGCTCCTTCCTTCAACCAATGCAAGGGAAAAGG GAGGTTATGCATTTCTTTCGACAACTTACAGCAAGCATGGGCGAGAATATGAAGTTCATCATTGAACATGTATGTGAAGATGATGAAATGACAGCAGGGGTGAATTGGCACTTgg AATGGAAAACGATCCAGATACCCTTCACCAGAGGATGCAGCTTCTATGAATGTTCTCACAAAGACGACAGACTTATTATCAA GAAAGCTCTGGTTGTGACAGAATCACCCATCAAACCAGGAGGCATTGTTCTG ACTCTGTTAAAGAATGTGACTGCAATATTTGATGATTTCCCAAGAGCTGCAGAATGTAG GGTTGCTAAAGAGTCCTCATGTCATAATGCAATTCTGTTCAAAAATTTACAGCAGGCTTTTGGCCCCTCTTGTCAACCCACTTCTTGCAGGCTACATCAGAGCCTGGAAACCCATTGCAAGATTATTTGCTTTTGCACTAAACATAGTATTCCATTTTCTAAATAA
- the LOC133701325 gene encoding uncharacterized protein LOC133701325 isoform X1, with amino-acid sequence MAAAVNFPGQLPRQTISLKGVAGLTRASSPFKGSCQLMLSNVKMEQKVACLRKQVNNKSFNKRWVNLVVSAAAAFDLKWGSSPSNMIKQFYTCINDKKLKELDGYISEDCHFEDCSFLQPMQGKREVMHFFRQLTASMGENMKFIIEHVCEDDEMTAGVNWHLEWKTIQIPFTRGCSFYECSHKDDRLIIKKALVVTESPIKPGGIVLTLLKNVTAIFDDFPRAAEWLLKSPHVIMQFCSKIYSRLLAPLVNPLLAGYIRAWKPIARLFAFALNIVFHFLNKYFG; translated from the exons GCTCCCACGGCAGACCATCTCCCTCAAAGGAGTGGCTGGACTCACTCGCGCCTCCTCTCCCTTTAAAGGGTCGTGTCAATTAATGCTGAGCAACGTGAAGATGGAACAAAAAGTAGCATGTTTAAGAAAACAGGTAAATAACAAATCGTTCAACAAAAGATGGGTCAACTTGGTTGTGTCAGCGGCTGCTGCTTTCGACTTGAAATGGGGTTCTTCTCCGTCCAATATGATCAAGCAATTCTATACATGCATCAATGACAAGAAGCTGAAGGAACTAGATGGCTATATCTCGGAGGATTGTCACTTCGAAGACTGCTCCTTCCTTCAACCAATGCAAGGGAAAAGG GAGGTTATGCATTTCTTTCGACAACTTACAGCAAGCATGGGCGAGAATATGAAGTTCATCATTGAACATGTATGTGAAGATGATGAAATGACAGCAGGGGTGAATTGGCACTTgg AATGGAAAACGATCCAGATACCCTTCACCAGAGGATGCAGCTTCTATGAATGTTCTCACAAAGACGACAGACTTATTATCAA GAAAGCTCTGGTTGTGACAGAATCACCCATCAAACCAGGAGGCATTGTTCTG ACTCTGTTAAAGAATGTGACTGCAATATTTGATGATTTCCCAAGAGCTGCAGAAT GGTTGCTAAAGAGTCCTCATGTCATAATGCAATTCTGTTCAAAAATTTACAGCAGGCTTTTGGCCCCTCTTGTCAACCCACTTCTTGCAGGCTACATCAGAGCCTGGAAACCCATTGCAAGATTATTTGCTTTTGCACTAAACATAGTATTCCATTTTCTAAATAAGTATTTTGGATAG
- the LOC133701357 gene encoding protein SPIRAL1-like 5, whose product MSRGGSYGGGQSSLGYLFGSDEQPSAPPPSRPVNLPPYGVDITIEKSPDSGSSEKKPVSNNYHRAQGQNTGNFITDRPSTKVKSVPGGDSSLGYLFGDK is encoded by the exons ATGAGTAGAGGTGGGAGCTACGGCGGCGGGCAGAGTTCTTTGGGCTACCTTTTTGGTTCTGATGAGCAACCAAGTGCACCTCCGCCTTCGCGCCCGGTTAACCTACCACCATATGGGGTTGACATTACCATAGAGAAGTCACCAGATAGTGGTTCTTCTGAGAAGAAGCCGGTCTCAAACAACTATCACAGAGCTCAAGGCCAGAATACAGGAAACTTCATTACT GATCGCCCATCCACTAAAGTCAAGTCAGTGCCAGGAGGAGATTCATCTCTTGGGTACCTATTTGGAGATAAGTGA
- the LOC133701747 gene encoding probable polygalacturonase has translation MELWTSARRSKVIGVRVVLVYLVLLCTIGVESRKSSKWDCFEYAAVSCRAHSASVSDFGGVGDGTAVNTEAFQAAIDHLSQFSSEGGSLLYVPPGRWLTGSFNLTSYFTLYLDKDAVLLGSQDESEYPLIEPLPSYGRGRDADGARFSSLIFGNNLTDVVITGANGTIDGQGELWWTKFRAGELNHTRPYLIEIMFSTNIQISNLTLINSPSWNVHPVYCSNVVVQGLTILAPVRSPNTDGINPDSCTNTKIQDCYIVSGDDCVAVKSGWDEYGIAFGMPTKQVVIRRLTCISPTSAVIALGSEMSGGIEDVRAEDITAIDSESGVRIKTAVGRGGYVKDIYVRGMTLKTMKWVFWMTGNYGSHPDNNYDPNAIPVIQNINYRDVVAENVTMAARLEGIAGDPFTGICISNVTIGLARNRKKLQWNCSDVAGITSEVTPKPCDLLSDQGPGNIGACNYPEDNLPIENMEVQTCSSMLVT, from the exons ATGGAGTTGTGGACAAGTGCAAGAAGATCTAAG GTGATTGGTGTCAGAGTAGTACTTGTTTATTTGGTACTGTTATGTACAATTGGTGTTGAGAGCAGAAAATCTTCGAAGTGGGATTGTTTTGAGTATGCAGCTGTAAGTTGCAGGGCTCATAGTGCATCAGTGTCAGATTTTGGGGGTGTTGGAGATGGAACAGCAGTAAACACAGAGGCTTTTCAAGCTGCAATTGATCATTTGAGCCAGTTCTCATCAGAAGGTGGATCCTTACTCTATGTTCCTCCAGGAAGATGGTTGACTGGGAGTTTCAATCTCACTAGTTATTTCACTCTCTATCTTGACAAAGACGCTGTTCTGCTCGGTTCTCAG GATGAAAGTGAATATCCACTGATTGAGCCCCTGCCATCCTATGGTAGAGGAAGAGATGCAGATGGTGCAAGGTTTAGCAGTCTTATTTTTGGAAACAACCTCACAGATGTTGTAATAACTG GCGCCAATGGCACAATCGATGGTCAGGGTGAACTCTGGTGGACAAAATTCCGTGCCGGGGAGCTGAATCACACCAGGCCTTACCTGATAGAAATCATGTTCTCTACTAACATTCAAATATCCAATCTTACATTGATCAATTCCCCATCATGGAATGTTCATCCTGTTTATTGCAG CAATGTTGTAGTTCAAGGCTTGACAATTCTTGCACCTGTGAGATCTCCAAACACTGATGGGATCAACCCAG ATTCTTGCACAAACACCAAAATTCAGGACTGTTACATTGTGTCCGGAGATGATTGTGTGGCTGTTAAGAGTGGCTGGGATGAGTATGGTATTGCTTTTGGGATGCCTACCAAGCAAGTTGTCATCAGAAGGCTGACATGCATTTCACCGACCAGCGCAGTGATTGCACTAGGGAGCGAGATGTCTGGGGGGATTGAGGATGTTCGGGCAGAAGACATCACAGCTATTGATTCAGAATCAGGTGTTAGAATCAAAACTGCTGTAGGAAGAGGAGGTTATGTAAAAGACATATATGTAAGAGGGATGACATTGAAAACAATGAAATGGGTCTTTTGGATGACAGGAAATTATGGTTCTCATCCTGACAACAACTACGATCCCAATGCAATTCCTGTGATTCAGAATATCAATTATCGTGATGTGGTTGCCGAGAATGTGACAATGGCAGCTAGATTAGAGGGCATAGCTGGTGATCCCTTCACTGGAATCTGCATATCTAATGTGACCATTGGACTTGCACGGAATCGAAAGAAACTTCAGTGGAACTGCTCTGATGTTGCAGGGATTACAAGTGAAGTGACCCCAAAACCTTGTGATCTGTTATCAGATCAGGGACCAGGAAATATTGGAGCATGCAATTATCCAGAAGATAACCTGCCAATTGAGAATATGGAGGTTCAGACGTGCTCTTCCATGTTGGTGACATGA
- the LOC133701748 gene encoding mitogen-activated protein kinase homolog MMK2-like — translation MAAINTTKESSSSGSTSEGGGAGHHHGSKIKGVLTHGGRYVQYNVYGNLFEVSSKYVPPIRPIGRGAYGIVCAAVNSDTHEEVAIKKIGNAFDNRIDAKRTLREIMLLRHMDHENVIAIRDITRPPKKEAFNDVYIVYELMDTDLHQIIRSDQALNDDHCQYFLYQLLRGLKYVHSANVLHRDLKPSNLLLNSNCDLKIGDFGLARTTSETDFMTEYVVTRWYRAPELLLNCSEYTAAIDIWSVGCILGEIMTREPLFPGKDYVHQLRLITELIGSPDDASLGFLRSNNARRYVRQLPQYKRQNFSARFPNMSPGAVDLLEKMLVFDPNNRITVDEALCHSYLSSLHDINDEPVCPRPFHFDFEHPSCTEEHIKELIWRESVKFNPDLPC, via the exons ATGGCTGCTATTAATACCACTAAAGAGTCTAGCAGCTCTGGTTCAACATCAGAGGGAGGAGGAGCTGGTCATCACCATGgaagtaaaataaaaggagtCTTAACTCATGGAGGTCGTTATGTTCAGTATAATGTTTATGGTAACTTGTTTGAGGTTTCTAGCAAGTATGTCCCTCCTATTAGACCTATTGGTCGTGGTGCTTATGGCATTGTCTG TGCTGCTGTGAATTCAGATACGCATGAGGAAGTTGCTATAAAGAAGATTGGTAATGCATTTGACAACAGAATAGATGCTAAAAGGACACTGAGGGAAATTATGCTTCTCCGACACATGGATCATGAAAAT GTTATTGCTATCAGGGACATAACACGGCCACCCAAAAAGGAGGCCTTCAATGATGTCTACATTGTTTATGAATTAATGGACACTGATCTTCATCAGATTATTCGTTCTGATCAAGCACTGAATGATGATCATTGTCAG TACTTCTTGTATCAGTTATTGCGAGGATTGAAATATGTACACTCAGCCAATGTTCTGCATCGTGATCTAAAGCCCAGCAATTTGCTTCTCAATTCAAATTGTGACCTTAAAATTGGAGACTTTGGGTTGGCAAGGACAACATCTGAAACAGATTTCATGACTGAGTATGTGGTCACTCGTTGGTACAGAGCACCGGAGTTGCTCCTTAATTGCTCAGAGTACACTGCCGCAATTGACATTTGGTCTGTTGGTTGCATACTTGGTGAGATTATGACCAGAGAACCTTTATTTCCAGGGAAAGATTATGTTCATCAGCTGAGGCTTATTACAGAG ttGATAGGTTCACCTGATGATGCTAGCCTTGGTTTTCTGCGAAGTAATAATGCCCGAAGATATGTTAGACAGCTTCCACAATACAAAAGGCAAAATTTCTCAGCTAGGTTTCCCAATATGTCTCCAGGAGCTGTTGATCTACTGGAGAAAATGCTTGTGTTTGATCCCAATAACCGCATCACTG TCGATGAGGCTCTTTGTCACTCATACTTGTCATCTCTCCATGACATCAATGATGAGCCTGTCTGCCCCAGgccttttcattttgattttgagcaCCCATCATGTACTGAAGAGCACATCAAAGAGCTGATCTGGAGGGAATCAGTGAAGTTCAATCCGGATCTACCCTGTTAG